In Haloterrigena turkmenica DSM 5511, a single genomic region encodes these proteins:
- a CDS encoding PAS domain S-box protein has protein sequence MGSSSTDADHRAQLHRQEVVADLSQQALETGDLDGVLADAALAITETLDIEYCSVFELRPDRTAAVLRAGAGWPTDRLGSTTVSVERTSWTGDAVREAEPVVADDLDAESRFSIPEALTDRDVASGVAVRIGPAEQPWGVLGAYATESHAFLEADVDFLERVADVLGSAVEHARTRRDLERTERRFEAIFEDPNILVGLLDPDGTVRDINGTAMEYIDADLEDVTGELFWETPWWGEGSDARDDVKRWTERAAAGEYVEFEADLTRPDGEWYTLNGAFRPVTNEEGEVVSVIVSDRDVTERKARERELEESEQRYRTLVDHFPNGAVALVDEDLTYRTVGGSPTDTADATADEIEGEPVAEAVPPSLADELVPRYEAALEGESTAFETTVNGRVYDFQLVPVRDDDGEVFAALGMSQDVTERRKRERQLEESEQRYRTLMEYFPNGIVTLFDLDLRYELAAGRGFDRIPVDPADFEGSHVREVWDDEAADTLQPVFEAALDGEEQSVELEYNDRVWIVRVVPITDERGDVFAGMTMAQDITERKRHEQYLRETTAQLEAATEAGAVGTWEWRVPEDEIVAGETFAETFDVDPQAAREGVSSERFLESIHEDDRARVEAKIEAAFESCGEYEAEYRVRTADGDLRWVVARGHVECDEDGDPVRFPGALTDITERKHAELELQRNNEQLETLFDVLPVGVVVADADGRIRQANDTAREIWGGDVFNTDTVAEYERYPVWSADSGERISPEEMTLARVLDGEEVTEPDIYEIEADDGERRIVRVEGMPVRNERGEVARGVVTLTDITDRRESQRRLEESEQRYRTLIDHFPNGGVGLFDENLEYQITGGEAFDEIGASADDIVGQTLWERYPSEMAERLEPKFRAALEGEVSSFEMAFHDRDWMAYTVPVMDDDDEIFGGMVMVQEITERKERERKLRERERRLEQYKEYIDEILDAIDDVFYVIGEDGSLQRWNRSVTDVTGYSDEEIAAMEPTDLFIDDDVEDALAAIRAGFETGSVNVELTVRTNDGDAVPFEFNASRLEDPWGNTVLAGIGRDITDRLEREKHLERYETIVETVNDGVYVVDEDGRFTMVNETYASMVGYEPDELVGEHVSMVVDDDVSAQVPKLMAEQTDRPTLEATVRTADGDRIPAEATFAMLPEDDSRWHRVGVVRDISERKERERRLEESERRYRTLVENFPGGAVGLYDEDLEYIVVGGEAFDDLGIEEDEVAGATVDERFSDELVAEIRPYFRAVFEGESNTFEYQAHGRDVWAHTLPLRNEDDEIFAGMVMAQDVTERKEYQRKLEESNERLERFAYAASHDLQEPLRMVTSYLTLLENRYADAFDEDGREFLEFAVDGADRMREMIDGLLEYSRVETRGDPFEPMDLDDIVDDVLEDLQFRIEETDAELTVEDLPRVEGDASQLRQVFQNLLSNALTYSGDEPPRIHVGAERRDDEWVISVADEGIGIDPEDQDRVFTIFDRLHSRSEYDGTGIGLALCERIVERHGGEIWVDSEPGEGSTFSVALPASRDS, from the coding sequence ATGGGATCGTCGTCCACTGACGCGGATCACCGCGCGCAGCTTCACCGGCAGGAGGTCGTCGCCGACCTCAGCCAGCAGGCCCTCGAGACGGGGGATCTCGACGGGGTACTGGCCGATGCGGCGCTCGCTATCACGGAGACGCTCGATATCGAGTACTGTTCCGTGTTCGAACTCCGACCCGATCGAACGGCCGCCGTGTTGCGCGCCGGCGCCGGCTGGCCGACCGATCGACTCGGGTCGACCACCGTGTCCGTGGAGCGGACCTCGTGGACGGGCGACGCGGTTCGCGAGGCGGAGCCGGTCGTTGCCGACGATCTCGACGCTGAGTCGCGGTTTTCCATCCCAGAGGCGCTCACCGATCGCGACGTCGCAAGCGGCGTCGCCGTCCGCATCGGCCCGGCGGAGCAGCCGTGGGGCGTCCTCGGCGCGTACGCGACCGAGAGCCACGCGTTTTTGGAGGCCGACGTCGACTTCCTCGAGCGCGTCGCGGACGTCCTCGGATCGGCGGTCGAACACGCCCGCACACGGCGTGACCTCGAGCGAACGGAGCGCCGGTTCGAAGCGATCTTCGAGGATCCGAACATCCTCGTGGGACTGCTCGATCCGGACGGTACGGTCCGGGACATCAACGGGACGGCGATGGAGTACATCGACGCTGACCTCGAGGACGTGACCGGCGAGTTGTTCTGGGAGACGCCGTGGTGGGGCGAGGGCAGCGACGCGCGGGACGACGTCAAGCGGTGGACCGAGCGGGCGGCGGCCGGCGAGTACGTCGAGTTCGAGGCCGATCTCACGCGACCGGACGGCGAGTGGTACACCCTGAACGGCGCCTTCCGGCCGGTCACGAACGAGGAGGGGGAGGTCGTCTCGGTGATCGTCTCCGACCGCGACGTGACCGAGCGCAAGGCCCGCGAGCGGGAACTCGAGGAGTCCGAACAGCGCTACCGGACGCTGGTCGACCACTTCCCCAACGGCGCCGTCGCCCTCGTCGACGAGGACCTGACCTACCGGACCGTCGGCGGGAGCCCGACGGACACGGCCGACGCCACGGCCGATGAAATCGAGGGCGAACCGGTCGCCGAGGCCGTTCCGCCGTCGCTGGCCGACGAACTCGTCCCGCGCTACGAAGCCGCCCTCGAGGGCGAGTCGACCGCGTTCGAGACGACCGTGAACGGACGCGTCTACGACTTTCAGCTCGTCCCGGTCCGGGACGACGACGGCGAGGTGTTCGCCGCGCTCGGCATGTCACAGGACGTCACAGAGCGTAGGAAGCGCGAACGTCAACTCGAGGAGTCCGAGCAGCGCTACCGGACGTTGATGGAGTACTTCCCGAACGGGATCGTGACGCTGTTCGACCTCGATCTCCGGTACGAACTGGCGGCCGGGCGCGGATTCGACCGCATTCCCGTCGACCCCGCGGACTTCGAGGGAAGCCACGTCAGGGAGGTCTGGGACGACGAGGCCGCCGACACCCTGCAACCGGTGTTCGAGGCCGCCCTGGACGGCGAGGAGCAGTCGGTCGAACTCGAGTACAACGACCGCGTGTGGATCGTGCGGGTGGTCCCGATTACCGACGAACGCGGCGATGTCTTCGCGGGCATGACCATGGCCCAGGATATCACCGAGCGCAAGCGACACGAGCAGTACCTCCGGGAGACGACGGCGCAACTCGAGGCCGCGACCGAAGCGGGCGCGGTCGGCACGTGGGAGTGGCGCGTTCCGGAGGACGAGATCGTCGCCGGCGAGACGTTCGCCGAGACGTTCGACGTCGATCCGCAGGCGGCCCGCGAGGGCGTCTCGAGCGAGCGGTTCCTCGAGTCGATCCACGAGGACGACCGCGCCCGCGTCGAGGCGAAGATCGAGGCAGCCTTCGAGTCCTGCGGGGAGTACGAGGCGGAGTACCGCGTCAGAACTGCCGACGGCGACCTCCGATGGGTCGTCGCCCGCGGTCACGTCGAATGCGACGAGGACGGGGACCCTGTCAGGTTCCCCGGCGCGCTCACTGACATCACCGAGCGGAAACACGCCGAGTTGGAACTGCAACGGAACAACGAGCAACTCGAGACGCTGTTCGACGTCCTTCCGGTCGGCGTCGTGGTCGCAGACGCCGACGGTCGGATCCGCCAGGCCAACGATACCGCCAGGGAAATCTGGGGCGGCGACGTGTTCAACACCGACACCGTCGCGGAGTACGAGCGGTATCCGGTGTGGTCGGCCGATTCCGGCGAGCGGATCTCGCCGGAGGAGATGACGCTCGCGCGCGTCCTCGACGGCGAGGAAGTGACGGAACCCGACATCTACGAGATCGAAGCCGACGACGGCGAGCGCCGGATCGTCCGCGTCGAGGGAATGCCGGTCCGGAACGAGCGCGGCGAGGTGGCCCGCGGCGTCGTCACCCTCACGGACATCACCGACCGCCGGGAGTCCCAGCGTCGCCTCGAGGAGTCCGAGCAGCGCTACCGGACGCTGATCGACCACTTCCCCAACGGCGGGGTCGGACTGTTCGACGAGAACCTCGAGTACCAGATCACCGGCGGCGAGGCGTTCGACGAGATCGGCGCCTCCGCGGACGATATCGTCGGTCAGACGCTCTGGGAGCGGTATCCGTCCGAGATGGCGGAGCGCCTCGAGCCGAAGTTCAGGGCCGCGCTCGAGGGCGAGGTCAGTTCCTTCGAGATGGCGTTTCACGACCGGGATTGGATGGCGTACACGGTTCCCGTCATGGACGACGACGACGAGATCTTCGGCGGGATGGTCATGGTCCAGGAGATCACCGAGCGAAAGGAGCGCGAGCGGAAACTCCGCGAGCGCGAGCGTCGCCTCGAGCAGTACAAGGAGTACATCGACGAGATCCTCGACGCCATCGACGACGTGTTCTACGTCATCGGCGAGGACGGCTCGCTACAGCGGTGGAACCGGAGCGTGACCGACGTAACCGGCTACTCAGACGAGGAGATCGCTGCGATGGAGCCGACGGACCTCTTTATCGACGACGATGTCGAGGACGCCCTCGCAGCCATCAGAGCGGGATTCGAAACGGGGTCGGTCAACGTGGAACTGACGGTTCGGACCAACGACGGCGACGCCGTCCCCTTCGAGTTCAACGCCTCGCGGCTCGAGGATCCCTGGGGGAACACGGTGCTGGCCGGAATCGGACGCGACATCACCGATCGGCTCGAGCGCGAGAAACACCTCGAGCGGTACGAAACGATCGTCGAGACGGTCAATGACGGCGTCTACGTCGTCGACGAGGACGGGCGCTTCACGATGGTCAACGAGACGTACGCGTCGATGGTCGGCTACGAACCGGACGAACTCGTCGGCGAGCACGTCTCGATGGTCGTCGACGACGACGTCTCGGCGCAGGTCCCGAAGCTAATGGCCGAACAGACCGATCGGCCGACGCTGGAGGCGACGGTCCGAACGGCCGACGGCGACCGAATTCCCGCCGAGGCGACGTTCGCGATGTTACCCGAGGACGACAGCCGGTGGCACCGCGTCGGCGTCGTCCGGGACATTAGCGAGCGCAAGGAACGCGAACGCCGACTCGAGGAGTCGGAGCGCCGATACCGGACGCTCGTCGAGAACTTCCCCGGCGGTGCGGTGGGGCTGTACGACGAGGACCTCGAGTACATCGTCGTCGGTGGCGAGGCGTTCGACGACCTCGGCATTGAGGAAGACGAGGTCGCCGGGGCGACGGTCGACGAACGGTTTTCGGACGAGCTCGTCGCGGAGATCAGACCGTACTTCCGGGCCGTGTTCGAGGGCGAGTCGAACACGTTCGAGTATCAGGCCCACGGACGGGACGTCTGGGCCCACACCCTCCCCCTTCGAAACGAGGACGACGAGATCTTCGCGGGCATGGTCATGGCCCAGGACGTCACCGAACGCAAGGAGTACCAGCGCAAACTCGAGGAGTCCAACGAGCGCTTAGAGCGGTTCGCCTACGCGGCCTCCCACGACCTCCAGGAACCGCTCCGGATGGTGACGAGCTACCTCACGCTGCTCGAGAACCGGTACGCCGACGCCTTCGACGAGGACGGGCGGGAGTTCCTCGAGTTCGCGGTCGACGGCGCCGATCGGATGCGCGAGATGATCGACGGCCTGCTCGAGTATTCCCGCGTCGAGACGCGGGGCGACCCGTTCGAACCGATGGATCTCGACGATATCGTCGACGACGTCCTCGAGGACCTCCAGTTCCGGATCGAGGAGACGGACGCCGAGCTCACCGTTGAGGACCTCCCGCGCGTCGAGGGCGACGCCAGCCAGTTGCGGCAGGTGTTCCAGAACCTGCTGTCGAACGCGCTCACCTACAGCGGTGACGAGCCGCCCCGGATTCACGTCGGCGCCGAGCGCCGGGATGACGAGTGGGTGATCTCGGTCGCGGACGAGGGGATCGGCATCGATCCCGAGGATCAGGATCGCGTGTTCACAATCTTCGACCGCCTCCACAGTCGCAGCGAGTACGATGGGACCGGTATCGGGCTGGCGCTCTGTGAGCGGATCGTCGAGCGCCACGGCGGGGAGATCTGGGTCGACTCCGAACCCGGCGAGGGCTCGACGTTCTCCGTCGCCCTCCCCGCCTCCCGCGACTCGTAG
- a CDS encoding response regulator — protein sequence MASVDEADETDLGEAIDILLVEPNPGDTRLFEENFRDAKLMNAVHAVTDGKEALDFLHQRGAYGDAPQPDLILLEPQLPGTSGMEVLSELKNEPPLDEIRVIVLTSSEMGEEIVRSHGLEADEYIRKPVETEEFIDFVREVEDFWFAIVKNESDD from the coding sequence ATGGCGTCTGTAGACGAGGCGGACGAAACCGATCTGGGGGAGGCGATCGATATTCTGTTAGTCGAGCCGAACCCCGGCGACACCCGTCTCTTCGAGGAAAACTTTCGCGACGCGAAGCTCATGAACGCCGTCCACGCCGTCACCGACGGTAAGGAGGCGCTCGACTTTCTCCATCAGCGGGGCGCGTACGGCGACGCGCCGCAACCGGATCTGATCCTGCTCGAGCCCCAGCTCCCGGGAACCAGCGGGATGGAGGTGCTCTCCGAACTGAAAAACGAGCCACCGCTGGACGAGATCCGCGTCATCGTGCTCACGAGTTCGGAGATGGGCGAGGAGATCGTCCGCTCCCACGGCCTCGAAGCCGACGAGTACATCCGCAAGCCCGTCGAGACCGAGGAGTTCATCGACTTCGTCCGGGAGGTCGAGGACTTCTGGTTCGCGATCGTCAAAAACGAGTCCGACGACTGA
- a CDS encoding aldehyde dehydrogenase family protein, with the protein MTDLPLAPDDGWNALYLAGEWTDGGDRNAMSVENPYTREEIGTVPAGTEDDVDRAYEAAAAAQESWAQQPPQARAGVIEAAIQFVGDNREEIADLLAVESGSTRVKCEAEIQTARGMMQQAASYPFRMSGQQMDSITPGKENVAERRPVGVVGVISPWNFPLHLSMRAVAPALAAGNGVVLKPASSTPITGGLLLARIFEAAGVPEGLLSVVPGRGSEIGDAISDHETPRVLAFTGSTEIGQRVAANAAQNCALPALELGGNNVHVVTDGADVERAVDGGVFGSFLHQGQACISINRHLVHESVYDDYVGMLTDRASNLPTGDPRDDDTIIGPIIDESQRDQILEYVETSVDEGATLETGGEADGLVVEPTVLSDADNDMAAAANEHFGPVAPVIPYSSDEEAIELANDTIHGLSGSVHSEDLEQARTIADGIDTGMIHINDQPINDEPHVPFGGMKQSGMGRYNGEAILEELTTTKVVSVQRERREYPF; encoded by the coding sequence ATGACGGACCTGCCACTGGCGCCCGATGACGGCTGGAACGCGCTCTACCTTGCCGGCGAGTGGACCGACGGCGGCGATCGGAACGCGATGTCGGTCGAGAACCCCTATACGCGCGAGGAGATTGGGACTGTCCCGGCGGGCACCGAAGACGACGTCGATCGGGCCTACGAGGCCGCGGCGGCGGCCCAGGAGTCGTGGGCCCAGCAACCGCCGCAGGCGCGGGCGGGCGTGATCGAGGCGGCCATCCAGTTCGTCGGCGACAACCGCGAGGAGATCGCCGACCTGCTGGCCGTCGAGTCCGGCAGCACGCGGGTCAAGTGCGAGGCCGAGATCCAGACCGCCCGCGGCATGATGCAACAGGCCGCGAGCTACCCCTTCCGGATGTCGGGCCAGCAGATGGACTCGATCACGCCGGGCAAGGAGAACGTCGCCGAGCGCCGACCCGTCGGCGTCGTCGGCGTCATCTCGCCGTGGAACTTCCCGCTGCACCTCTCGATGCGGGCGGTCGCGCCGGCGCTCGCCGCCGGCAACGGCGTCGTGCTCAAGCCCGCCTCGAGCACGCCGATCACCGGCGGACTGCTGCTCGCGCGGATCTTCGAGGCCGCCGGCGTCCCGGAGGGACTGCTAAGCGTCGTCCCGGGACGAGGCTCCGAGATCGGCGACGCGATCTCCGACCACGAAACGCCCCGCGTGCTCGCTTTCACCGGATCGACGGAAATCGGCCAGCGCGTCGCCGCGAACGCGGCGCAAAACTGCGCGCTCCCGGCGCTGGAACTGGGCGGCAACAACGTCCACGTCGTCACCGACGGGGCCGACGTCGAGCGCGCGGTCGACGGCGGTGTCTTCGGCTCGTTCCTCCACCAGGGACAGGCGTGTATCTCGATCAACCGCCACCTCGTCCACGAGAGCGTCTACGACGACTACGTCGGGATGCTCACCGATCGCGCATCGAACCTCCCGACCGGCGATCCGCGCGACGACGACACGATCATCGGCCCGATCATCGACGAGAGCCAGCGCGATCAGATCCTCGAGTACGTCGAGACGTCGGTCGACGAGGGCGCGACCCTCGAGACCGGCGGCGAGGCCGACGGGCTGGTCGTCGAACCCACGGTCCTCTCCGACGCAGACAACGACATGGCCGCCGCGGCGAACGAACACTTCGGCCCCGTCGCGCCCGTGATCCCTTACTCGAGCGACGAGGAGGCGATCGAACTGGCCAACGACACGATCCACGGCCTGTCGGGGTCGGTCCACAGCGAGGATCTCGAGCAGGCGCGGACGATCGCCGACGGGATCGACACCGGCATGATCCACATCAACGATCAGCCGATCAACGACGAACCCCACGTCCCCTTCGGCGGAATGAAACAGTCCGGCATGGGCCGGTACAACGGCGAGGCGATCCTCGAGGAACTGACGACGACGAAAGTTGTCTCCGTCCAGCGCGAACGGCGGGAGTACCCCTTCTAA
- a CDS encoding ferredoxin has translation MSDDGIQRASDVGSSDAPPVEEKPYKIVFEANKCFGAGKCAEVSDNWEMSLASGMAQPNEYFFGEEDLEHNVRAAEICPAKKDDGCIHVVDRRTDEEIAPDPHGDGTLSVDW, from the coding sequence ATGAGCGACGACGGTATCCAGCGCGCGAGCGACGTCGGCTCGTCGGACGCCCCGCCGGTCGAGGAAAAGCCCTACAAGATCGTTTTCGAGGCCAACAAGTGCTTCGGCGCGGGCAAGTGCGCCGAGGTCAGCGACAACTGGGAGATGTCCCTCGCCTCGGGGATGGCCCAACCGAACGAGTACTTCTTCGGCGAGGAGGACCTCGAGCACAACGTCCGCGCGGCGGAGATCTGTCCGGCCAAGAAGGACGACGGCTGCATCCACGTCGTCGACCGCCGGACCGACGAGGAGATCGCGCCGGACCCCCACGGCGACGGGACGCTGAGCGTCGACTGGTAG
- a CDS encoding RNA 2'-phosphotransferase — MTEPIRTCAAHGPYSSTDGRCPVCDARGALLLSGERRRRLSKFVSGALRHFPEDVGLELDAHGWTDYEALAGAVEAKYDWAEPCHVAAVIATDPKGRFERTDASGTDDGAGNGLVRASYGHSVDVDLGPTDEPVPDELYHGTAPATLASIREDGLRPMSRQQVHLSGSREAARRVGQRHANDPVVLVVDATAMLADDQRITKRGRETYTTDAVAPEYIDFPAMES, encoded by the coding sequence GTGACGGAGCCGATCCGAACCTGCGCGGCACACGGACCGTACTCGAGCACCGACGGGCGGTGTCCGGTCTGCGACGCCCGCGGAGCGCTGCTGCTCTCCGGCGAGCGACGCCGTCGGCTCTCGAAATTCGTCAGCGGCGCGCTTCGACACTTCCCCGAGGACGTAGGTCTCGAGCTCGACGCACACGGCTGGACCGACTACGAGGCCCTCGCCGGCGCGGTCGAAGCGAAGTACGACTGGGCGGAGCCGTGCCACGTCGCGGCGGTGATCGCGACGGATCCGAAGGGACGGTTCGAACGGACGGACGCCAGCGGGACCGACGACGGAGCCGGGAACGGGCTCGTCCGGGCGTCGTACGGTCACTCCGTCGACGTTGATCTTGGTCCGACCGACGAGCCGGTCCCCGACGAACTGTATCACGGCACGGCGCCAGCGACCTTGGCGTCGATCCGCGAGGACGGACTCCGACCGATGTCCCGCCAGCAGGTCCACCTCTCTGGAAGCCGCGAGGCGGCCCGCCGCGTCGGGCAGCGCCACGCGAACGATCCTGTCGTGCTCGTCGTCGACGCTACGGCGATGCTCGCGGACGATCAGCGCATCACCAAACGCGGCCGGGAAACGTACACGACCGACGCGGTGGCGCCCGAGTACATCGACTTCCCCGCGATGGAGTCGTGA
- a CDS encoding oxidoreductase, with product MSWTAADIPDQQGRTVVITGANSGIGLEATRELARNGATVIMACRSAARGAEAVSDIRSDVPDADLRVEECDLADLESVRSFADRLDGEDLDVLINNAGVMAIPRSETEDGFETQFGVNHLGHFALTGLLLENLGLNEDGDSRIVTVSSGVHESGAIDFDDLQGEASYDEWDAYAQSKLANVLFAYELERRLLTADANVKSNAVHPGYANTRLQFRGPEQRGSRIRKAAMKVMNTVLAQSAEMGALPTLYAATAPEAEGGAYYGPGGLMNMRGTPERQASSERSYDEETARRLWDVSSDLTGVTYDRLPEPAQPVER from the coding sequence ATGAGCTGGACTGCCGCCGATATCCCCGATCAGCAGGGTCGAACGGTCGTCATCACGGGTGCCAACAGCGGTATCGGTCTCGAGGCGACGCGCGAACTCGCGCGCAACGGTGCGACGGTGATCATGGCCTGCCGGAGCGCGGCGCGGGGCGCGGAGGCCGTCAGCGATATCCGCTCGGACGTTCCCGACGCCGACCTCCGCGTCGAGGAGTGCGACCTCGCGGACCTCGAGTCGGTCCGGTCGTTCGCCGACCGCCTCGACGGCGAGGACCTCGACGTGTTGATCAACAACGCCGGCGTCATGGCGATCCCCCGCTCGGAGACCGAAGACGGGTTCGAGACCCAGTTCGGCGTCAACCATCTCGGTCACTTCGCGCTGACGGGACTGCTGCTCGAGAACCTGGGACTGAACGAGGACGGCGACTCCCGGATCGTCACCGTCTCGAGCGGCGTCCACGAGAGCGGCGCGATCGACTTCGACGACCTCCAGGGCGAGGCGTCCTACGACGAGTGGGACGCTTACGCCCAGTCGAAACTGGCCAACGTGCTGTTCGCCTACGAACTCGAGCGCCGGCTGCTGACGGCGGACGCGAACGTGAAGAGCAACGCGGTCCACCCGGGCTACGCGAACACGCGCTTGCAGTTCCGCGGCCCCGAACAGCGCGGTAGCCGGATCCGGAAGGCGGCGATGAAGGTGATGAACACCGTCCTCGCGCAGTCGGCCGAGATGGGCGCGCTGCCGACGCTGTACGCCGCGACCGCGCCCGAGGCCGAGGGCGGCGCCTACTACGGTCCCGGCGGACTCATGAACATGCGCGGCACGCCCGAGCGCCAGGCCTCCTCGGAGCGCTCCTACGACGAGGAGACGGCGCGCCGACTGTGGGACGTCTCGAGCGACCTGACCGGCGTGACCTACGACCGGCTGCCCGAACCGGCGCAGCCGGTGGAACGGTAG
- the nadC gene encoding carboxylating nicotinate-nucleotide diphosphorylase — translation MITNAQVERWLREDVGHHDVTNQVPGETTGRLVAKESGVAAGLEAAAAVFEYLGVAVNEALEDGTAIDSGDELLRVEGGAREVLRGERVAVNLAGHASGIATRTNEVVERARTESDDVRVAATRKTTPGLRGVEKRAVGAGGGDTHRLDLSHMVMVKDNHVAEMGLEGAIEHFQARTSFATKLDVEVEAVEDAPRAADAGADIVLLDNMSPAETREAVDLLADYAALAEASGGITLETVADYAATGVDVISMGSLTHSAPSLDLSFRTGD, via the coding sequence ATGATTACGAACGCACAGGTCGAACGCTGGCTCCGCGAGGACGTCGGCCACCACGACGTGACTAATCAGGTTCCCGGCGAGACCACCGGCCGCCTCGTCGCCAAGGAATCGGGCGTCGCGGCGGGCCTCGAGGCCGCGGCGGCCGTCTTCGAGTACCTCGGCGTCGCGGTCAACGAAGCGCTCGAGGACGGCACGGCCATCGACTCGGGCGACGAACTGCTCCGCGTCGAGGGAGGCGCACGCGAAGTCCTGCGGGGCGAGCGCGTCGCCGTCAACCTCGCGGGCCACGCCTCGGGGATCGCCACGCGAACGAACGAGGTCGTCGAGCGCGCCCGCACCGAATCCGACGACGTCCGGGTCGCCGCGACCCGCAAGACCACGCCCGGCCTGCGCGGCGTAGAGAAGCGCGCCGTCGGCGCGGGCGGCGGCGACACTCACCGACTGGACCTCTCGCACATGGTCATGGTCAAGGACAACCACGTTGCCGAGATGGGACTCGAGGGCGCGATCGAACACTTCCAGGCGCGGACGTCGTTCGCCACGAAACTGGACGTCGAGGTCGAGGCCGTCGAGGACGCGCCGCGGGCCGCCGACGCGGGCGCCGATATCGTCCTGCTGGACAACATGAGCCCCGCGGAGACGCGGGAGGCCGTCGACCTGCTCGCCGACTACGCCGCGCTCGCCGAGGCCAGCGGCGGCATCACCCTCGAGACCGTCGCCGACTACGCCGCCACGGGCGTCGACGTCATCTCGATGGGGTCGCTGACTCACTCGGCGCCGTCGCTGGACCTGTCGTTCCGGACGGGCGACTGA
- a CDS encoding DUF7344 domain-containing protein → MKQTEAFRVLASADRQLVLHELLEHDGAADIDEISQQVAARRHRLSSGKIDDGMIERAHVRLVHAHFPHLQARNLIDIDWDDEAVVLTDDECVDQLLKAAEELESWPPTDLLERPSRSR, encoded by the coding sequence ATGAAACAAACAGAGGCATTCCGCGTTCTCGCGAGCGCCGACCGTCAGCTCGTCCTCCACGAGCTACTGGAACACGACGGGGCGGCCGATATCGACGAAATCTCTCAGCAGGTGGCCGCTCGGCGACACCGCCTCTCGTCCGGTAAGATCGACGACGGGATGATCGAGCGCGCACACGTCCGGCTCGTCCACGCTCACTTCCCGCATCTCCAGGCGCGAAATCTGATCGATATCGACTGGGACGACGAAGCAGTCGTGTTGACCGACGACGAGTGCGTCGACCAGCTCCTCAAGGCCGCCGAAGAGTTAGAGAGCTGGCCGCCGACGGATCTGCTCGAACGGCCGTCGCGCAGCCGTTGA